The Asticcacaulis excentricus genome has a segment encoding these proteins:
- a CDS encoding ParA family protein, whose amino-acid sequence MPVISFISPKGGVGKTTAATLMATQLARKTQVIIIDADPNRPILAWSQLNGCPANIRIVSDANQENILDKIEEAAAEAPFVVVDCEGTASLTVAYAIGASDLVVVPTQGSQLDAKQAAKALSLIKNTERQSRRPIPHAVLLTRTNPIIKPRTLSAIHEQLRAHGIRLFDTQLHEREAFKAMFSFGGALETLDPSQVANIDKAVANARAFVAEAIELLKNPDAVPAQEVA is encoded by the coding sequence ATGCCTGTCATCTCCTTCATTTCGCCCAAGGGCGGCGTGGGCAAGACCACGGCGGCGACGCTGATGGCCACGCAACTGGCGCGCAAGACGCAGGTCATTATTATAGACGCCGACCCCAACCGTCCGATCCTGGCCTGGTCGCAGTTGAATGGCTGCCCGGCCAATATCCGCATCGTGTCGGACGCCAATCAGGAAAACATTCTCGACAAGATCGAGGAGGCGGCCGCCGAAGCGCCATTTGTGGTCGTTGATTGCGAAGGCACGGCGTCGCTGACGGTGGCCTATGCCATCGGGGCGTCCGATCTGGTGGTGGTGCCAACGCAAGGCTCGCAGTTGGATGCCAAGCAGGCGGCCAAGGCGCTCAGCCTGATCAAAAATACCGAGCGTCAGTCGCGCCGCCCGATCCCGCATGCGGTGCTGCTGACGCGCACCAATCCGATCATCAAGCCGCGTACCCTGTCGGCCATCCACGAGCAGTTGCGCGCCCATGGTATCCGTTTGTTCGATACGCAATTGCACGAGCGCGAAGCCTTCAAGGCCATGTTCTCGTTCGGCGGGGCGCTGGAAACGCTAGACCCGTCGCAGGTCGCCAATATCGACAAGGCCGTGGCCAATGCCCGCGCCTTTGTTGCCGAAGCCATTGAATTGCTGAAAAATCCGGACGCGGTTCCGGCTCAGGAGGTCGCTTAA
- a CDS encoding stability/partitioning determinant — translation MSERASIFDDDLDLSAFDARPKPKPDKDSLRAVAEARGFPSREAVAVPAAPEPVLQRRYRTGRNRQLNLKVTDEALRRFYAVADAQGLVLGQVFEQAVEALEDKLKAEGRI, via the coding sequence ATGTCCGAACGCGCTTCGATCTTTGACGACGATCTTGACCTGTCGGCGTTTGACGCCCGGCCAAAACCCAAGCCGGATAAGGACTCTCTGCGCGCCGTGGCCGAGGCGAGGGGCTTCCCCAGCCGTGAAGCCGTGGCCGTACCTGCAGCGCCTGAACCCGTCCTGCAACGTCGCTACCGCACCGGGCGTAACCGTCAGCTCAATCTGAAAGTCACCGACGAGGCGCTGCGCCGCTTCTATGCCGTGGCCGACGCGCAGGGTCTGGTGCTGGGGCAGGTGTTCGAGCAGGCCGTCGAAGCGCTGGAAGACAAACTGAAAGCCGAGGGCAGGATCTGA
- a CDS encoding replication initiator protein A translates to MARRAAESQFDLFIPLVSDMSLKDQRELMERPFFSLAKRKRLKPIEYTSPDGDTWVKVSGNAEFGIATIWDADIMIWAASVLNRLKEQGVNDLPRTLKTTSYDLLRAIKRDTGGKSYQELNAALQRLESTTIQTSLRAPKRKDKAQFGWIDAFQLEVDPETEAPRGISITLSDWVYQGIVTERSLLTMHQDYFLLTGGMERALYRVARKHAGDQEGGWTCRIAILHEKTGSDSPLKQFTYLLKRIVAKNALPEYEMTLTKTNDGSPAVHFIKRDMEERVRVRDALKTLERQTAEDQRALEIDGLMHKRF, encoded by the coding sequence ATGGCCCGCCGCGCCGCCGAATCGCAGTTCGACCTGTTTATCCCGCTCGTCAGCGACATGTCGCTGAAGGACCAGCGCGAGCTGATGGAACGGCCGTTTTTCAGCCTCGCCAAGCGCAAGCGCCTGAAACCGATCGAATATACCAGCCCCGATGGCGACACCTGGGTGAAGGTCTCAGGCAATGCCGAATTCGGCATCGCCACCATTTGGGACGCCGATATCATGATCTGGGCGGCCTCGGTGCTCAATCGTCTGAAAGAGCAGGGAGTCAATGACTTGCCGCGGACTCTTAAGACAACGTCTTATGATCTGCTGCGCGCCATCAAGCGCGATACCGGCGGCAAATCCTATCAGGAACTGAACGCGGCGCTGCAAAGGCTGGAATCGACGACCATCCAGACCTCGCTGCGCGCGCCCAAGCGCAAGGACAAGGCGCAATTCGGCTGGATCGACGCCTTTCAACTGGAGGTGGACCCGGAAACCGAGGCGCCGCGCGGCATTTCGATCACCTTGTCCGACTGGGTTTATCAGGGGATCGTCACCGAACGCTCTCTGCTAACCATGCATCAGGACTATTTCCTGCTGACCGGCGGCATGGAGCGCGCTCTTTACCGCGTGGCGCGCAAGCACGCCGGTGATCAGGAGGGCGGCTGGACCTGCCGTATCGCGATTTTGCATGAGAAAACCGGCTCAGACAGCCCGCTGAAGCAGTTTACCTACCTTTTAAAGCGCATCGTGGCCAAGAACGCCCTGCCGGAATACGAGATGACGCTGACCAAGACCAATGACGGCTCACCCGCCGTGCATTTCATCAAGCGCGACATGGAAGAGCGGGTGAGGGTGCGCGATGCGCTGAAAACGCTGGAACGGCAAACCGCCGAAGACCAGCGGGCGCTGGAAATCGACGGCCTTATGCACAAACGATTCTAG
- a CDS encoding M14 family metallopeptidase, whose protein sequence is MAVSIHSDFDGGNIEVVQAHGGGRFDLAIRPDHQSHYYQWFYFRVDGASGVDLELRLTNAGGSAYTGGWEGYKARISSDGAHWRQADTAYADGVLSIRHRSASETLWVAYFAPYDSDRHRALVERVKALAGISHRVLGQTLDGRDLDLFRVGEGPRVVWLYARQHPGETMAEWWMEGAIPWLCSDAPEAIALRAAATFYIVLNCNPDGSARGHLRTNAAGTDLNRQWAEPSAEKSPEVLALRNAMDDTGVDFAIDVHGDEAIPHVFMAGFEGIPSWTPQRDVLYRRYLSALSARTLDFQTTYGYAVDAPGQANLAVSTNAVAERFGAIAMTLEMPFKDHDDAPDAVEGWSPARSQALGVACLKALSDVITEIPPRARG, encoded by the coding sequence ATGGCGGTCAGCATCCATTCCGATTTCGATGGCGGCAATATCGAGGTGGTGCAGGCGCACGGGGGCGGACGTTTCGATCTGGCTATCCGCCCGGATCATCAGTCGCACTATTACCAGTGGTTCTATTTCCGCGTGGACGGGGCCTCAGGCGTCGATCTGGAACTGCGCCTCACCAATGCCGGGGGATCGGCCTATACGGGCGGCTGGGAGGGCTACAAAGCCCGTATCAGCAGCGATGGGGCCCATTGGAGGCAGGCCGACACCGCCTATGCCGACGGCGTGCTGAGCATCCGTCACCGGTCGGCCTCTGAAACCCTGTGGGTGGCCTATTTTGCGCCCTATGACAGTGACCGTCACCGGGCGCTGGTCGAGCGGGTGAAGGCCTTGGCCGGCATCAGTCACCGGGTTCTGGGCCAAACGCTCGATGGCCGCGATCTCGACCTGTTCAGGGTAGGAGAGGGGCCGCGCGTCGTTTGGCTCTATGCGCGTCAGCATCCGGGCGAGACCATGGCCGAATGGTGGATGGAGGGGGCCATTCCTTGGCTGTGCAGCGACGCGCCGGAGGCCATAGCTCTGCGGGCAGCGGCGACCTTTTACATCGTGCTCAACTGTAACCCGGACGGCAGCGCGCGCGGGCACCTGCGCACCAATGCCGCCGGCACGGATCTGAACCGTCAGTGGGCCGAGCCCTCGGCCGAAAAGAGCCCGGAAGTGCTGGCCCTCCGCAACGCCATGGACGACACCGGCGTTGATTTTGCCATCGACGTGCACGGCGACGAAGCCATCCCGCACGTTTTCATGGCCGGATTTGAGGGCATTCCGTCGTGGACGCCGCAGCGTGACGTCCTCTATCGCCGCTATCTGAGCGCCCTGTCGGCGCGCACGCTCGATTTCCAGACCACCTATGGCTATGCGGTCGATGCGCCGGGACAGGCCAATCTGGCCGTTTCGACCAATGCCGTGGCCGAACGCTTCGGGGCCATCGCCATGACGCTGGAAATGCCGTTCAAGGACCATGACGACGCGCCGGACGCCGTTGAGGGTTGGTCACCGGCCCGCTCTCAGGCGCTGGGCGTAGCGTGCCTGAAGGCGCTGTCGGACGTGATCACGGAGATCCCGCCCCGCGCCCGGGGCTGA
- a CDS encoding YidB family protein, which translates to MLNDILGALGSKLDLGNLDLAGLAQQLGGQGLIGDVLGQLQQGGLAEVVQSWVSNGANLPVSLEQLQSALGPDMVNQLAGSLGIDPAQLGDVLPGVVDQLSQGGQLPQAIAEAAPNLLGQDGIGKLLGGLFR; encoded by the coding sequence ATGTTGAACGATATTCTTGGCGCCCTCGGCAGCAAGCTCGATCTGGGCAATCTCGACCTCGCCGGTCTGGCGCAGCAACTGGGCGGGCAGGGCCTGATCGGCGACGTGCTGGGTCAGTTGCAGCAGGGCGGTCTGGCTGAGGTGGTGCAGTCGTGGGTGTCGAACGGCGCCAACCTGCCGGTATCTCTGGAGCAGTTGCAGTCGGCGCTGGGGCCGGACATGGTCAATCAACTGGCCGGGTCACTGGGCATTGATCCGGCGCAACTGGGCGACGTCCTGCCCGGTGTGGTCGATCAGTTGTCGCAGGGCGGACAATTGCCGCAGGCCATAGCCGAGGCCGCCCCGAACCTCCTGGGGCAGGACGGCATTGGCAAGCTGCTGGGCGGTTTATTCCGCTAG
- a CDS encoding family 20 glycosylhydrolase: MTFAHSVSLSTLALILSLTAGCATLPQTPVPAPAAPSVAPVPILDQATLDRLGNQLGYRWEIVDNRQTCDKAACFLSALTLTLPEGSDLPGGWTLYFSYVGAFVRSESDAFDLKQVNGDLYALTPKAGITLKGGASHTVRVWGQGHFYARGFMMPNAYVAAPGLTPRTLVASKAVIDPESGLETLPFVAPMTDEAKLGTQTPGDKTQWLTPERAYERNAARNVALTRPAVVILPTPARVTLQKGAPLDLSKGFDLRLKGLSRDAITAAVEALKQAGAGEGRGPVLSVTIDPKLSPEAYRLTVGKSVSIRAGSTTGANHALRSLAQQTAFDGAQVRRMTIEDAPRLPFRGLHIDVARNFHSKAFVLETLEQMAAYKLNRLHLHLGDDEGWRLEIDGLPELTQMGAYRCHDPAEETCLLPQLGAGPERDTPVNGYFTKADYIDILKAAQARGIEVIPSFDMPGHSRAAIKSMEVRYRRLMAAGDAAGAAQYRLVEPEDTTAYRSIQHYNDNTLNVCLPATYAFIDKVIDETMKLHQAAGVPLKRYHIGADETAGAWTQSPACQAFMAQNSLKAPQLTPYFIERVSAYLAQKGIETAGWSDGMGHTDAARMPKIVQSNIWSSTLGTAATEAHDQANRGWEVVLSVPDVTYFDMPPAPDPDETAYDWASRDTDSYKIFSFQPENLPANASLLTDIRGQGTTVADKTPYAPGRGLTGLQGQLWSEVVRTDDEAEYRLFPRLLPLAERAWHRAGWEAPYKAGESYTYGDGKVDPKAVLGDWQGFRDRLGVHLRLLDQAGIAYRLAPPGAKIEGGQLFANAEIAATPIEYRLAGGEWTPYTGPVAVSGPVELRVTSPDGRRKSRMVRVE, translated from the coding sequence ATGACCTTTGCCCATTCCGTCAGCCTGAGCACACTGGCCCTTATCCTGTCCCTGACCGCCGGTTGCGCCACCTTGCCGCAAACGCCGGTGCCAGCGCCCGCTGCGCCAAGCGTCGCGCCTGTGCCGATACTGGATCAGGCCACACTGGACCGTCTGGGGAACCAGCTCGGCTATCGGTGGGAGATCGTCGATAACCGTCAGACCTGCGACAAGGCCGCCTGTTTCCTGTCGGCCCTGACCCTCACCCTTCCCGAAGGGAGCGACCTGCCCGGTGGCTGGACCCTCTATTTCTCCTACGTCGGGGCATTTGTGCGCTCTGAAAGCGACGCTTTCGACCTGAAACAGGTCAATGGCGACCTCTACGCCCTGACACCCAAGGCCGGCATCACGCTGAAGGGTGGTGCCTCGCATACGGTTCGCGTCTGGGGGCAGGGGCATTTCTATGCGCGCGGTTTCATGATGCCCAATGCCTATGTGGCCGCGCCGGGCCTCACCCCCCGTACCCTTGTGGCCTCTAAGGCGGTGATCGACCCTGAAAGCGGGCTGGAGACCCTGCCCTTTGTCGCCCCGATGACCGATGAGGCGAAGCTGGGCACCCAGACCCCCGGCGACAAGACGCAGTGGCTGACCCCTGAACGTGCCTATGAACGCAATGCGGCGCGCAACGTCGCCCTGACCCGTCCGGCCGTGGTGATCCTGCCCACCCCGGCTAGGGTGACTTTGCAAAAGGGCGCGCCGCTCGATCTCAGCAAGGGGTTTGACCTGCGCCTGAAAGGCCTGAGCCGTGACGCCATTACCGCCGCCGTAGAGGCCCTGAAACAGGCGGGGGCCGGGGAGGGGCGGGGGCCGGTGCTCAGCGTCACCATCGACCCGAAACTGAGCCCCGAAGCCTATCGCCTGACGGTGGGCAAAAGCGTTAGCATCCGCGCCGGATCGACGACCGGGGCCAACCACGCCCTGCGCTCTCTGGCCCAGCAAACGGCCTTTGATGGCGCTCAGGTGCGGCGTATGACCATCGAAGACGCGCCGCGCCTGCCCTTCCGCGGCCTGCATATCGACGTGGCGCGCAACTTCCATTCCAAAGCCTTTGTGCTCGAGACGCTGGAACAGATGGCGGCCTATAAGCTCAACCGCCTGCACCTGCATCTGGGCGACGACGAGGGCTGGCGGCTGGAAATCGACGGCCTGCCGGAACTGACGCAGATGGGGGCCTATCGCTGCCACGACCCGGCCGAAGAAACCTGCCTGCTGCCGCAACTGGGGGCCGGGCCGGAGCGCGACACGCCAGTCAATGGCTATTTCACGAAGGCCGATTATATCGACATCCTGAAGGCGGCGCAGGCGCGCGGCATCGAGGTCATCCCGTCCTTCGATATGCCGGGCCACAGCCGCGCAGCGATCAAATCCATGGAGGTTCGCTATCGCCGTCTGATGGCCGCCGGTGATGCGGCGGGGGCGGCGCAATATCGGCTGGTCGAACCCGAAGACACCACGGCCTATCGCTCGATCCAGCACTATAACGACAATACGCTCAATGTCTGCCTGCCCGCCACCTATGCCTTTATCGACAAGGTGATCGACGAGACGATGAAGCTGCATCAGGCCGCCGGTGTGCCGCTGAAACGCTACCATATCGGGGCGGATGAGACGGCGGGGGCATGGACGCAATCGCCCGCCTGTCAGGCCTTTATGGCGCAGAACAGTCTGAAAGCGCCGCAGCTCACCCCCTATTTCATCGAGCGCGTCTCGGCCTATCTGGCGCAAAAGGGCATCGAGACGGCGGGCTGGAGCGACGGCATGGGCCATACGGACGCCGCGCGCATGCCGAAGATCGTGCAGTCGAACATCTGGAGTTCCACCCTCGGCACGGCGGCCACCGAAGCGCACGATCAGGCCAATCGCGGCTGGGAAGTCGTGCTGTCCGTGCCCGATGTCACCTATTTTGACATGCCGCCCGCGCCGGACCCGGATGAGACGGCCTATGACTGGGCGTCGCGCGATACGGACAGCTACAAGATTTTCAGCTTCCAGCCGGAAAACCTGCCCGCCAATGCCTCCTTGCTGACCGATATCCGCGGGCAGGGGACGACGGTGGCCGATAAGACGCCTTATGCGCCGGGGCGCGGCCTGACCGGCCTACAGGGGCAGTTATGGTCCGAGGTGGTGCGCACGGACGACGAGGCCGAATATCGCCTCTTCCCGCGCCTTCTGCCGCTGGCCGAGCGGGCCTGGCACCGGGCGGGCTGGGAAGCGCCGTACAAGGCGGGGGAAAGCTACACCTATGGTGACGGCAAGGTCGATCCCAAGGCCGTGCTGGGCGACTGGCAGGGCTTCCGTGACCGGCTGGGCGTGCATCTGCGGCTTCTGGATCAGGCGGGCATCGCCTATCGTCTGGCGCCACCGGGGGCAAAGATCGAAGGCGGGCAGCTATTCGCCAATGCCGAAATCGCCGCTACGCCCATCGAATACCGCCTCGCAGGCGGCGAATGGACGCCCTATACGGGGCCGGTGGCAGTGAGCGGCCCGGTCGAACTGCGCGTCACCTCCCCCGATGGCCGCCGCAAGAGCCGTATGGTAAGGGTAGAGTGA
- a CDS encoding glycoside hydrolase family 16 protein produces MLKSLILSAMTLTALSGANETRAADATSPVPAGYMLDWAEEFNTPGLPDVKTWVYDTQANRSGWYNNEKQYYAAERLENSEVKDGTLRITARKERLSDRADYGGQDYSSARLITRGKVSFLYGFYEIRAKMPCGQGSWPAIWMLGTDAGWPDGGEIDIMEHVGKTPGRTFGTVHNRYTINSVGGSGNGNGIDVPDACTAFHKYQLLWTPQKLDFFVDGQHFHTYVKTDKPGAWPFDKPQFLLLNLAIGGNMAGEVDDGIFPRTFEVDYVRVWKKR; encoded by the coding sequence ATGCTGAAATCCCTGATTCTGTCGGCGATGACGCTGACGGCTCTGTCGGGGGCCAATGAAACGCGGGCGGCCGATGCCACCTCACCCGTTCCGGCGGGCTATATGCTGGACTGGGCCGAGGAATTCAACACGCCCGGCCTGCCCGATGTGAAGACCTGGGTCTATGACACACAGGCCAACCGTAGCGGCTGGTACAATAACGAAAAGCAGTATTACGCCGCCGAACGGCTGGAAAACTCAGAGGTGAAGGACGGCACGCTGCGTATCACCGCGCGCAAGGAACGCCTGAGCGACCGCGCCGATTATGGCGGGCAGGACTACAGCTCGGCGCGCCTGATCACGCGCGGCAAGGTCAGCTTCCTGTATGGTTTTTACGAAATCCGCGCCAAAATGCCGTGCGGTCAAGGCTCATGGCCGGCCATCTGGATGCTCGGCACCGATGCGGGGTGGCCGGACGGCGGCGAAATCGACATTATGGAGCATGTGGGCAAGACGCCGGGCCGGACCTTTGGCACGGTGCATAACCGCTATACGATCAACAGCGTGGGCGGTTCCGGCAACGGCAATGGCATCGACGTGCCCGATGCCTGCACCGCCTTCCATAAGTATCAGCTTCTGTGGACACCACAAAAGCTCGACTTCTTCGTCGATGGGCAGCACTTCCATACCTACGTCAAAACCGACAAGCCGGGGGCGTGGCCCTTCGACAAGCCGCAGTTTTTGCTGCTCAATCTGGCCATTGGCGGCAATATGGCCGGTGAGGTGGACGACGGCATCTTCCCGCGCACCTTTGAGGTCGATTACGTAAGGGTGTGGAAAAAGCGCTAA